From the genome of Marasmius oreades isolate 03SP1 chromosome 1, whole genome shotgun sequence:
AATTAAAGAGTCCCCCACTAATCCTGAACTCACTGTTGGAAAAATCCATCCTGAGGTACACGAAATCGAATCTCCTTTCCACCACACCGCCAATGAACCGGATCAAATCGTCGCAGTTCATCTTGTTAGGAATATTCTTCACCATGATCGTCGTTCGCGTGTCCACACCACTGCTGATCCGTGGGATCGAGAGCAGATTGCATTTCGGCGTGCTGGTGGGCAGAGATGGGGATCCAATGTTCGGTGAAGACGGTTGAGAACTTTCTGCTTGGGCGACCTCGGATGGATTTTTATCCGTGTTTGCAATAGCCAAAGCCTGCACGCGGACAGGATGTCGCTGATGCTCCCGAAGCGTAAGGTTAGCAAGTGCCGCGTCGACAAACCCAGTTTCATTATGGATGGGTTGGGGAGGAGGTGCGGGTGCCCAATACTCTGTCACGGGCGGTGGCGGACCGGGAACACCAGGAAGACAGTCGTACCATCCATTGTGGCTGAAGAACATCGGTGCCTGCTGGAACGGAAGAGGGGGTGTGCCGGGACCGTGGAAAAATACTGGGGGCGGTGGAGGGGACATGATATGAGGGAGGGGAGGGGGAAGGGGGAATGGGTGCGGTGTTAGCATgtgcggtggtggtgggacGAACGTCGTAGGCGACGGCACATTTGGGAACGTGTAGGAAGGACTGGGCTGCATAGGAGTCGTACTGTAAATGACCTCGTTGGGCTCGAGTTTGGCGCCAGGCCAGGACATGAAGAGCGTAAAGGTTGATGTCACAACAGGCGACGCTTTGAAAAGGTCCCAAAGGGCAGACGTGTCGTTGAGATTGAAGTATTCAGCTTCGAATATATACTGATCTTGACAATGAAAAGAACAGAGAGTGCCTTTTGACTCGAGAAACGCTTTTACTGAGGGCTCTGGGTCACCGTCGGTCGGAACGACTGAGATGCGGAACGCGGGACTTCGAAGGGCATCAGCGACTGGGTGAGGACCACACAGCTACCGAGTGTGAGCAAGGACCACTTGAGAAAGgttaaaaaaaaacagacAGGTACCTCTACAAATTGGTCGACGGAAAGGAATGCAGTTGTAACTTGCTTATCTTGCAGGTACTGCTTGATATATTTGGGAGGAGTTTTGAGGATTTGCTGGAGAGCGACGGCGTCGCGCGGGTCATTGAGAACGACGACGCGACCATTCTCCTCTGAAGTACGATAAACGGAATGAATTGGATTTCCACCAGGAGGCTTGAGAGAAATTCGAAGAGTAAAGTTCAAATACGCGTCTTCGACCGCAGAAGGGATGGGGGAAACACTCAGGACACGCGACACTTTTGGGTCTGTGGCCACACTGCCCAAACTAGAACGAGGAGTGAGCGGAGGGGTGAGGAGAGACGGTTTGTTGAGATTGAGCTGCATAGGGTCAGTAGGACgagaggaaggaggaagCCAGATGTTGGGAAGACTGGCAGGCATTTTTCTTTCGAGAGGGGGTAGGGGGGATTCTGAAAAAAATTTCGGTTCTTCTTTAGCTGCAAATCAATCCGGAGATGAAGAATTCATTGCCAAATCTAGTAAAAATTTCGATGGATCTTCGCAGATCTCCGCTAGAACATCCCCCGCTGCTCAATTTCCTCCAGCCTCAACACCCGTGGGTAATTCTCCAGTGGCTCTCGCCGTATTTCCCACACATCTTCGCTGCATTTCCCCTCCACCCGTCGACGAGCCCACCATTCTGCTCGTCGTCGGATCCATTGTTCTCGTCGTTCCTCGGGTTCGAGCCATTTCAATCCCATACAAAACTTCCAGTCCTCCAATTTCTGTGAACATCGTGTCCCTTCACCAGATCTGTAATACGACTTGATCTGTGATCGCATAGCTACCAAAACAGTCAGCTACTCAGTGTACCAAGTGAAAATATAAATCACAATACACACAGTTACAGCTGAGATACGTGTCAAACAAATTCAGACAACTTGGTGTTTCTTCAGGTGTCGGATGAACCAATCGGAGGTTTCGTTCCTCCTCGGCCACGACGCGTTCAAAATACGATACTTTCGTCTCTTccggtgctggtgctggtgctgccACCGTAGGTGAGCTGCTCGTAGTTGTTTGGCTTCCCCATGGCCACATTGTCTTCTTGAACGTCAATGTGAGATACTAGAGCGCGACACCGTCACACCGTCACGCGACTACGAGCTGAACACCGTCCACGATGCCCCTCTACCAAATGCTTTGTATATCCGCTCATTATTCCGACTACGTTcgttctttcctttgttttcccCCTTCAAAATGGCAATCCTTTTACTTATAGCAACACATAAAACAACTCGTCACCCAAACTTGTACTCACCTCATGAAATCGGGCGGTGTCGTTCGAAAAATAGATTCTTGGGGAACTTTAGTGTTGCCGCAACGAATGAAGAGACATAAGACTCCACATCGTATTGGGGAGTGCGTAGTTTCTCTATATGTCATCTGTTACTTCCACTTTTGACGCCTGCCTTTTCACCAGTTACTGGACTCTCCACTTTGACACCTCCCCGAGAACAATCCAATCCTTGAATAAAATTTTGAGACAGGATCCCTTGGTCATCCGGTGGACTGTATTGAGGTGTGGGAGTAAGGTGCGTTCTTTCTACTCTTCTTTCTGGTCTCTAGTTACTGACATTCCCTTTAGGTGGAAGATATTGCCCGACAAGGCCGTGTAGCAATTCAAGGGAGTGATGCTTGGAATGCTGCAACGGAAAGGATGGATAGGATATAAGTAGGGCGGGCgtattctttctttcttaatACTCTCGctaattctttctagacatCAATATACACATATCTCTCAACTTATTCTGAAGACAAACACATTCAATCACTGCCTTCCTTCCACGGCGTTTCACTTACGATTGGTTGGACCATACAAGCACAATGTCGAGGTTTGAAGAATGTTTTGAAAAAGACGGTGTCGAACGAAGTCAAGCACCGAGCAGGACACAACCGGTTTACATTTACTCAATACAGTCGTGAAGGTGATCATTTCAGTGCAGTAAGGAGAGAAAGGAACGACCTTGCGGACAACACCGTAAATTATTTAAATACACCCACACTACGCCTCACGCAGCCTAAGCCAACCACTCCGCGATAGCCTTCAACGTCTCCGTCCTCTCCGGTTCATGTATGGGCAATGCAACATAATCATGCACGCCATCCTCAGCAACATACCACCTCACCTTCCCTACTCCCAAACTTCTCACCATCCGTTCTTTAAGTGTATGAATCTGATCATACAACACCTCCGCACCCCCAACAGCGAGAAATGTCTTCGGAAACCCAGTAAAGCTAACATCCTCATCCCCTAGCTTTAAAGAAGCGGGCGAAATGTACGGATTTCTATCCGCAAAGCCTAACCCATGGGGACCTGTAAACGCGTGACCAGCATATCCGGATGAGTGGTTTCTCTCAGCAGAGATCCCCAAGTAATCTGACGGTAAATTCCTAATGAGAGAGGAATCCTGTCCATGATGGGTGTGGTTGATATCCACCCACGGGGAAAGAAGGATGAGAGCGGAGGGAGGACCGAGAGGTTTGATAGCGTCTTTGTACTCGACCAGATACCTCGTTAAAGCTTGCGCGAGATTCCCACCAGCCGAATCACCCTCAACTATGATATCTTCCGGTGAAAATCCGACTTCTTCAACGAGATACTGGTATGCAGCTAACGCATCCAAAAGCGCAGCTGGAAAAGGATTCGCTTCCTTCCAGGGCTTAGCCGAAGATAGACGATATTCCGGACTTAACACTCGAAGAACATTGTCGCAATTTTTGAGT
Proteins encoded in this window:
- a CDS encoding uncharacterized protein (CAZy:CE10; MEROPS:MER0034961): MAYYPYRQQPIKGLYLTYQFFTTVFFRFPVWILSSIPRSFRPRNSWDLRRAVTIHFIRHMIALTSRTGPLVKTPTHLAIEPVPKGDGHVPGIWISPASSSYITGSLELSAKIAGVSGTRIPGYWLHKKGSTIEPGASPMPGEKVVLALHGGAYIRLSAHPSDATASIARGLLKNCDNVLRVLSPEYRLSSAKPWKEANPFPAALLDALAAYQYLVEEVGFSPEDIIVEGDSAGGNLAQALTRYLVEYKDAIKPLGPPSALILLSPWVDINHTHHGQDSSLIRNLPSDYLGISAERNHSSGYAGHAFTGPHGLGFADRNPYISPASLKLGDEDVSFTGFPKTFLAVGGAEVLYDQIHTLKERMVRSLGVGKVRWYVAEDGVHDYVALPIHEPERTETLKAIAEWLA